Proteins co-encoded in one Flavobacteriales bacterium genomic window:
- a CDS encoding HAMP domain-containing histidine kinase, translating to MRLLNRTLIILVLSAFFIAGFSSVVQFYWVKNKIEERVDRKLFREKKFIKKQLKDIEPKDGFSYNTERASVKFLMKNNTIAKDSLFYGEVLDEDGEKTMHRTLLTYVNIKDQNFKVEIRKEVEETETFIQSIYLTFLMTLFLVLLIFILLKYYLLKNTWLPFFETLHKLQISDFQNDQIKFDDDIKIKEFKDLNNELNILSNKVYDEFQSQKTFTENVNHELMTPLAIIRGKLELIIQSEHLKEQDLKLVSDIFVTIDRLTKLNKSLVLLSKMDNHQFEDKISVNVQELIDEILNSLEDQIRSQEIKVRKKYNIDINLAINEMLAYILFSNIIKNAIFHNKESKGFITIELDKNKIEVSNLGNNNSIKHQNIFDRFVKESSSEDSIGLGLSIVQKICKLSNIKIQYSQKKDIHSFRLIFQPV from the coding sequence ATGAGATTATTAAATCGAACGTTAATCATACTAGTTTTATCCGCATTTTTTATTGCTGGATTTTCTTCTGTTGTCCAATTTTATTGGGTTAAAAACAAAATAGAGGAAAGGGTAGATAGAAAACTTTTTAGAGAAAAAAAGTTCATAAAAAAACAACTTAAAGACATAGAACCAAAGGATGGGTTTAGTTACAACACAGAGAGAGCGAGTGTAAAATTCCTAATGAAGAATAATACAATAGCCAAGGATAGTTTATTTTATGGTGAGGTTTTAGATGAAGATGGCGAGAAAACCATGCATAGAACATTGCTAACTTATGTCAATATTAAAGACCAAAACTTTAAAGTAGAAATACGCAAAGAAGTTGAAGAAACCGAAACTTTTATTCAGAGTATCTACCTCACCTTTTTAATGACGCTTTTTTTAGTCCTTTTGATTTTTATTCTTCTAAAATACTACCTTCTTAAAAATACTTGGTTACCTTTTTTTGAAACACTACATAAATTGCAAATAAGTGATTTTCAAAATGACCAAATTAAATTTGATGATGATATTAAAATAAAAGAATTTAAAGATTTAAATAATGAGTTAAACATTTTATCGAATAAGGTTTATGATGAATTTCAATCTCAAAAAACATTTACTGAAAATGTTAATCATGAGTTAATGACTCCTTTAGCAATTATTAGAGGAAAACTGGAATTAATAATACAGTCAGAACACTTAAAAGAACAAGATTTAAAATTGGTTTCAGACATATTTGTTACAATTGATAGACTTACAAAACTCAATAAATCGTTAGTATTATTATCTAAAATGGATAACCATCAATTTGAAGACAAAATAAGTGTTAATGTCCAAGAATTAATTGATGAAATATTGAACTCATTAGAAGATCAGATTAGAAGTCAAGAAATTAAGGTTCGTAAAAAATATAATATTGACATTAATCTAGCCATTAATGAAATGCTAGCCTATATTTTGTTCTCTAACATTATAAAGAACGCCATTTTTCACAATAAAGAAAGTAAAGGTTTTATAACCATTGAATTGGATAAAAACAAAATAGAAGTAAGTAATTTGGGGAATAATAATAGCATTAAACATCAAAATATTTTTGACCGTTTTGTAAAAGAAAGCTCATCAGAAGATTCAATTGGATTGGGGCTTTCTATTGTTCAAAAAATTTGTAAATTAAGTAATATCAAAATCCAATACAGCCAAAAAAAAGATATTCATTCTTTTAGATTAATATTCCAGCCAGTCTAA
- a CDS encoding universal stress protein, with amino-acid sequence MKTLLVPTDFTEYADFALEVAASISKKTGAKIYLLNVIDKIYRKEDGSYNRYEDVTLNGITEHKEVDKRFNERKKKYQLQDVELLKESQFDTVYGSILKYADQYKADLIIMGAYGNSGSEESFIGSNTERVMRNSSIPVLTIKQRYENFNINNIVFASLFLSEAKRIFPKLKSFAELFNAKIHLLKVITPARFERTPIAIALMNKFAAEFNLKDYAVNLYADNSVEGGIINFSNEVEADIIAITTHGKRRLTYLINGNLTDEVVNESAKAILSFRVRDVLEEISEEFRENYRDYYYGSDF; translated from the coding sequence ATGAAAACACTATTAGTACCAACTGATTTTACAGAATATGCTGACTTTGCATTAGAAGTAGCTGCTTCCATCTCTAAAAAAACAGGAGCAAAAATATACTTGTTAAACGTAATAGATAAAATTTATAGGAAAGAAGATGGCTCTTATAATCGATATGAAGATGTTACTTTAAATGGAATCACAGAACACAAGGAAGTTGATAAAAGGTTCAATGAACGAAAGAAAAAATATCAACTTCAAGATGTAGAGCTATTAAAAGAATCCCAATTCGATACAGTGTATGGCTCTATTTTAAAATACGCAGACCAATACAAAGCAGATTTGATAATAATGGGAGCATATGGCAATTCTGGTTCTGAAGAATCTTTTATTGGCTCTAATACCGAAAGAGTAATGAGAAATTCGAGTATTCCTGTTCTAACAATTAAGCAACGATACGAAAATTTTAATATAAACAATATAGTATTTGCTTCTTTATTCCTAAGTGAAGCCAAACGCATATTTCCAAAACTGAAATCATTTGCTGAACTGTTTAATGCTAAAATTCACTTATTAAAAGTGATTACTCCTGCAAGATTTGAAAGAACTCCGATTGCAATTGCTTTGATGAACAAATTTGCAGCTGAATTTAACTTGAAAGATTATGCTGTAAATCTTTATGCAGACAATTCAGTAGAAGGGGGAATTATCAACTTTAGCAATGAAGTTGAGGCAGACATTATAGCTATTACCACTCATGGAAAACGAAGATTAACCTATTTAATTAACGGTAATCTAACGGATGAAGTGGTAAACGAGTCGGCAAAAGCAATACTTAGTTTCAGAGTAAGGGATGTTCTAGAAGAAATTAGTGAGGAATTCAGAGAAAATTACAGGGATTATTATTACGGAAGTGACTTTTAA
- the groL gene encoding chaperonin GroEL (60 kDa chaperone family; promotes refolding of misfolded polypeptides especially under stressful conditions; forms two stacked rings of heptamers to form a barrel-shaped 14mer; ends can be capped by GroES; misfolded proteins enter the barrel where they are refolded when GroES binds), whose product MAKQIGFDTEAKDALKKGVDALANAVKVTLGPKGRNVIIKRKFGSPSITKDGVSVAKEIDLKDPVENMGAQMVKEVASKTGYSAGDGTTTATVLAQGIIHSGFKNVAAGANPMEIKRGMDAAVKEVVLQLKKQSKQIGNDFRLIEQVATISANGDAPIGKLIAEAMQKVGKEGVITVEEAKGMETDVKVVEGMEFDRGYLSPYFVTNTEKMEAELENPYILIYDKKISTMKDLLPILEKSAQSGNPLLIVAEDIDGEALTTLVVNKIRGSLKVVAVKAPGFGDRRKELLEDLAVLTGGTVISEEQGHQLENTELETLGRAEKIIVDKDNTTIVNGKGKKDKINARVKQIKTHIKNSTSDYDKEKLQERLAKLSSGVAILYVGAATEIEMKEKKDRVDDAVHATKAAIEEGFVPGGGIAYIRCMATLDKLKVTGQEQKLGVAIIKKALEEPLKQIVQNAGIDGSIIVEKVKEGNKDFGYNARTEQFENLYETGVIDPVKVTRIALENAVSIASLLLTTECVISEKPEKKEKTPTPAYDGAY is encoded by the coding sequence ATGGCAAAGCAAATAGGTTTCGATACTGAAGCAAAAGATGCACTCAAAAAAGGTGTTGATGCATTGGCAAATGCAGTAAAAGTTACCCTTGGTCCTAAAGGAAGGAATGTCATTATCAAAAGAAAGTTTGGATCTCCTTCTATTACAAAGGATGGGGTTTCAGTAGCTAAAGAAATAGACCTCAAAGATCCTGTGGAAAATATGGGAGCCCAAATGGTTAAAGAAGTAGCTTCAAAAACTGGATACAGTGCTGGAGATGGAACAACTACGGCAACGGTATTGGCACAAGGAATTATTCATAGTGGTTTTAAAAATGTGGCAGCAGGTGCTAACCCTATGGAAATAAAAAGAGGAATGGATGCGGCAGTAAAAGAGGTTGTTTTGCAACTTAAAAAACAATCAAAACAAATTGGTAATGATTTTCGGTTGATTGAACAAGTAGCTACTATTTCTGCCAATGGAGATGCTCCAATAGGTAAATTGATTGCCGAAGCAATGCAAAAAGTAGGCAAAGAAGGGGTAATAACTGTAGAAGAAGCAAAAGGGATGGAAACGGATGTGAAAGTTGTTGAAGGGATGGAGTTTGATAGAGGGTACTTATCACCATATTTTGTGACTAATACAGAAAAGATGGAAGCAGAATTAGAAAATCCCTATATTTTGATATACGATAAGAAAATATCAACGATGAAGGATTTACTTCCCATACTCGAAAAGTCAGCTCAATCAGGTAATCCTTTATTAATTGTAGCGGAAGATATTGATGGCGAAGCACTAACTACTTTGGTGGTAAACAAAATAAGAGGTTCATTGAAAGTTGTTGCAGTTAAAGCACCTGGTTTTGGAGACAGAAGAAAAGAGTTGTTAGAAGATTTAGCGGTGCTAACTGGAGGGACAGTGATCTCTGAAGAGCAAGGACATCAACTGGAAAATACTGAATTAGAGACATTAGGAAGAGCAGAAAAAATCATAGTTGATAAAGATAACACCACTATTGTAAATGGAAAGGGTAAAAAGGATAAGATAAATGCACGTGTAAAACAGATAAAGACACACATTAAAAATTCAACCTCCGATTACGACAAAGAAAAATTACAAGAGCGTTTGGCAAAACTTTCCAGTGGTGTAGCCATTCTTTATGTTGGAGCAGCTACAGAAATAGAAATGAAAGAAAAGAAAGATCGTGTAGATGATGCCGTACATGCTACTAAAGCTGCAATTGAAGAAGGCTTTGTACCTGGGGGAGGAATTGCCTATATACGATGTATGGCTACATTGGATAAATTGAAAGTAACAGGTCAGGAGCAAAAGCTAGGTGTTGCTATTATAAAAAAAGCACTAGAAGAACCATTAAAACAGATTGTTCAAAATGCAGGAATAGATGGCTCCATCATTGTCGAAAAGGTAAAAGAGGGCAATAAAGACTTTGGTTACAATGCACGAACTGAGCAATTTGAAAATTTGTATGAAACGGGAGTTATCGATCCTGTTAAGGTAACTCGAATCGCTTTAGAAAATGCCGTTTCTATTGCAAGTCTTTTATTGACGACAGAATGCGTAATCAGTGAAAAACCTGAAAAAAAAGAAAAAACGCCTACCCCAGCTTATGATGGTGCGTATTAG
- a CDS encoding response regulator transcription factor: MKLLIIEDDQELLRTILKYFDSFGYLCEKAKNIADAKTKLQDHNYDCIVLDINLPDGNGLEILQLLKKKPEKNGVLVLSANDTLDDKLNGLDLGADDYLTKPFHLAELNARVKSIVRRNNFKGNDEIEFNEIYIDTKSNEVSVNKEKIKLTKKEYELLLFLMSNKDRVVTKQSLSDHIWGDYIDLYNSYDFIYSHLKNLRKKIMEKGGNDYIKTIYGIGYKFSNND; the protein is encoded by the coding sequence ATGAAACTTTTAATCATAGAAGATGATCAGGAACTTTTAAGAACCATCTTAAAGTACTTTGATTCTTTTGGTTATTTGTGTGAGAAAGCCAAGAATATTGCTGACGCTAAAACAAAGTTGCAAGATCATAATTATGATTGTATTGTATTAGATATCAACCTACCCGATGGAAATGGATTGGAGATATTACAACTATTAAAAAAGAAGCCAGAGAAAAATGGAGTTTTAGTACTTTCTGCTAATGACACACTAGATGATAAGTTAAATGGATTGGATTTAGGGGCTGATGATTATTTAACAAAGCCTTTTCATTTAGCTGAACTCAATGCAAGGGTAAAATCTATTGTAAGACGAAATAATTTTAAAGGGAATGACGAAATTGAATTCAACGAAATTTATATTGATACAAAATCCAATGAGGTTAGCGTAAATAAGGAGAAAATTAAATTGACAAAAAAGGAATATGAATTGCTATTATTCCTTATGTCTAACAAGGATAGAGTTGTTACAAAACAATCACTATCAGATCATATTTGGGGAGATTATATTGATTTATATAACTCCTATGATTTTATCTATTCACATCTAAAAAATTTACGTAAGAAAATTATGGAAAAAGGTGGGAATGATTATATCAAAACCATTTATGGGATTGGCTACAAATTCTCGAATAACGACTAA
- a CDS encoding SET domain-containing protein, translating into MIHPKTELKFISTEKGYGLVAKEFIPKGTITWVQDKLDRVFSDNQVEKMDDIHKEIIEHYSFRNNKGNYILCWDNGKYVNHSFKSNCLTTPYDFEIAVQDINVGEELTDDYGYLNIEQPFKALPEKGSKRKTVYPNDLTKYFNVWDKQINESIKHLRVVDQPLGHLLPIKIKRKINRILEGKQPLESILNCYYQPKKPTYNEQ; encoded by the coding sequence ATGATTCATCCAAAAACAGAACTAAAATTTATATCAACTGAGAAAGGATATGGGTTAGTCGCAAAAGAATTTATTCCGAAAGGAACAATTACTTGGGTTCAAGATAAATTGGATAGGGTTTTTAGTGACAATCAGGTAGAAAAAATGGATGATATACATAAAGAAATAATAGAACATTATTCTTTTCGAAACAATAAGGGAAATTATATTTTATGTTGGGATAATGGAAAGTATGTAAATCACAGTTTTAAATCCAACTGCTTAACCACTCCTTACGATTTTGAAATTGCAGTACAAGATATAAATGTTGGAGAAGAATTAACTGATGATTATGGTTATCTAAATATAGAACAACCTTTCAAAGCACTTCCCGAAAAAGGGAGTAAAAGAAAAACAGTTTATCCGAATGATTTAACAAAATATTTTAATGTTTGGGACAAACAAATAAATGAAAGCATTAAACATTTGAGGGTAGTTGATCAACCGCTAGGGCATCTTTTACCCATTAAAATAAAAAGAAAAATTAATCGAATACTTGAAGGTAAACAACCTTTAGAATCAATATTAAACTGTTATTATCAACCAAAAAAACCGACTTATAATGAACAATAA
- a CDS encoding co-chaperone GroES yields the protein MSKLKIKPLSDRVLVKPDDSEEKTKGGIIIPDTAKEKPQRGKVLAVGKGKKYEPMTVKKGDNVLYGKYSGTEINIAGEDVLIMNESDIYAII from the coding sequence ATGAGCAAATTAAAAATTAAACCTCTTTCAGATAGAGTCTTGGTTAAACCCGATGATTCAGAAGAAAAAACGAAAGGAGGAATCATTATTCCTGATACTGCAAAAGAAAAACCTCAGAGAGGCAAAGTTTTAGCTGTTGGTAAAGGAAAAAAATACGAACCCATGACGGTTAAGAAAGGAGATAATGTTCTTTATGGGAAGTACTCAGGAACAGAAATTAATATAGCAGGAGAAGATGTTCTCATTATGAATGAATCTGATATCTACGCTATTATTTAA